The following is a genomic window from SAR324 cluster bacterium.
GACAACCGCAAAAACTGGTGTTGAGATGGAAGCGCTGACGGCTGCAAGCGTCGCTGCACTGACCCTGTACGACATGTGTAAATCTGTAACCAAAGGCATGGTCATTGAATCAATACACTTATTACACAAGACCGGAGGGAAGTCCGGAGATTACAACTCAGCCATCTCCCGTCAAAAAACGAATTCAACCGGACATGAAGATTCTCCTCCGCAAATCTCAAATCCTCAAAACACAACTTCTCTGGCATGACCCAGCTCTTATGCTAAAGGGTACCCTCTGTTCTTTTCGTACCATGGTATTGCTGGCCATCCTTCTTACTTTCGGTTGTTTAATTTATCTCTGGCAGTGGATGAACTTCCTGCAAAAAAGTTACGCAGTTCAACGTCTTGAAAAAGATCATCAGCAGATGATCGTTCGACTAGAGATGCTGAGGGTAGAAGCCGATTATTTGAGCAGACCCCAACGCCTCGAGACAGTAGCCCTCAACCAAATGCAGATGAAATTTCCCAATCCTGCCCAACTTTACCAAAGTGATATTTTCTTCTCAGATGAAGTCTCGCACCCATAATCCCAAATTTTCACTATACACTTTCAATCTCCGAGTTCTGTCGATTGTTGTAGTGATTGCCAGTTGTTTGGTAGTTTTATTGGGTCGCATGTTCTACTTGCAGATTTTGCAAGCTGAGTACTTCTCAGAGCGCGCTCGTCACCAACAACAAAGTAGAATCACCCTGGAACCTCGCAGAGGAACAATTACAGATCGCCAAGGCCGACGCCTCGCTGTTTCAGTCCCAGTACAATCCCTCTACGCAAGACCACAAAATATTGAATCTCCTTACACAGTTGCGACACGTATTGCTCCACTACTTGATATTAATCGGGACAAACTTCTTAAAACTCTCAGAACAAAACGCTCTTTCGTCTGGCTAAAACGTCAACTGCCCCCTGAGGTTGCCCAGGAAATTAAGGCAATGGACTTTGAGGGGTTAGATTTTGTTGAAGAGTACAGAAGGGTCTATCCAAATGGTGAGATGGCTGGTGCATTGTTAGGTTTCACAGGAGTCGATTCACAAGGATTGGAAGGGCTAGAATACCAGTATCAAAACTTGATGGCTGGAGAACCTGAAGAAATCGTTGTTGAGAGGGATGGGACTCGAAGAGTAATTCCACACACCTTGCCTCACGATCTGAAAGCTCAAAGGCACTCCATTCAACTGACACTTGACAACACCATTCAACATTACACCGAAGCTGCGCTGAAACGTGGGGTCGAGACTTCCCGAGCTGACCGCGGAGTAGCCATCGTCATGCACTCCCATACAGGAGCAGTGCTGTCAATGGCGACCTATCCCCAATTCGATCCAAATCGATACACAGATTTTGACAGATCAACTTTTCTGAATCGTGCTGTCACCGTTGGCTATGAGCCTGGTTCAACTTTTAAAATTTTAACCATTGCGGCTGCTCTGGAAGAGAAGCTGATTACACCGGAGCAAGAATTTTTCTGTGAAAATGGTACCTATCGGTTTGCTGGAGAAGATTTCCATGACACCTCACCTCATGAAAATCTGAATATCGAACAGATCATTCAGAAATCTTCGAACATCTGTGCCATCAAAATTGGTACAATGCTGAGCCCAGAGAAATTCTACGAACATATTCGTCGATTTGGATTTGGATCACGACCGGAATCTGGACTTTCTGGGGAGGCTATTGGGCGTGTGCTACCACTACAACGCTGGACTCGAGTTGATCATGCCTCCATCTCATTTGGCCATGGCATCTTAGTATCTCCGTTACAGTTGATCAGTGCACTGAACGTAGTTGCTGCTGACGGGAAATGGTTTCATCCTTACATTGTAGACCATGCTTTCAGCGAGGAAGGGGAAATCATTCTGGAGACTCTTGATGAGGAAGGAAAAATCTCACAGAAATTTGGAGCTTATGATCCAAAGCAGTTGATTTCTGCTGAAACAGCCCAAATATTGAGGAAAATGATGATTAGCGTAACCCAGGAAGGTGGCACTGCTGTAGAAGCAGCGATCCCAGGTTACAACGTTGCTGGAAAGACTGGGACCTCTCAAGTTTTTGATGAAAAAACGGGTAGATACTCTAACCGAAAGCATATTGCTTTTTTCAACGGCTATGTCCCAGCTGAACAGCCACTACTCACTGTGCTTGTTGTGATCGAACACCCACGGAGTTCTCCCTACGGTGGTAAAGTCGCAGGGCCTGTTTTCAAGGAGATTGTCAGTAGAACATTTCTGCACAATGACATCCTGCCAGAGTTGAAAAAAGAAGTTGCTGAGGTTCTGGACAACCCCGAACAAGGGTGATCAAAATTGAAGATTATAAAGAGGTCATCCTACTCACCTCCCAACTCTCTACAAACCCAAGAAAATTACTGGTTACTTTCGGAGATGAGACGAGGATAGAATTTGCTTGTCCAAAAAACCACCAAAAATTTGAAGTTTTTCTATATTAATGTTTCCTTGTTTTTCATCCTTTGCGAGCATCCTAAGTCTGTTTAAAGAACAAACCTTCCTTGGAAAAATGTCTAGACCCAATCCACCTGCATCCTGTCGACAATGCCGGTTTTATCACATCACTTGGGATTCAAACGCGCCGTATGGTTGTCATAAGCTAGGATTCAAAACACGATTGGAGCCTTCTCAATATGTTTTACAGGTTTCTGGTCAACCCTGTTTGAATTTCACTCTTAAAGCCAATCCTGAAAAGTGACTCAGTGAATTTGTGAATCGCTCAGCACTCGCAGCATTACTAGCAGAAAACATCTGGCACATACTGCCTTATCGTCTACCTCTTCGAAATAGTCTTACCACCCAACAAGAATCAGATCCCTTCCGTAAGGGTCTACTGTTGTTTTGGCAAAGTGATGTTGGCATTGTCTACGGTGAAATTGCTCCTTTACCAGGGCTTCATTCGGAAAGTTTAGATGAGGCCAAATTATTGGTTCAGAATCACTTCCCACATTTCATCAAAGAGTTAGAAGCGAGCAATGATAATTGGATTGAATTCAATTATCCAAAGGAACTTACTCCTTCAGTAAAATTTGGTTTTGAAATGCTGGCATTTCACTATCAGCTTCTGCGACAAAGAACTTCGTTAACCCATTTTTTAAAGTCAGAACTCAGCTTTCCTATCTCATTAAATGGTCTGCTAAACTGCTCTCTAGAGAGTTTAGAAAGTGAAATCCAACGCTGTAAATTTGCTGGTTACAAGACCGTCAAAATCAAAGTAGGCCGTAAAGAACTGAAGGAGGATATCCAGAGAGTTCGATTAGTTCGGAGGCAATGGGCTGACGTGGAAATTCGCCTTGACGCAAACCAAGCTTGGACACTAACAGAGGCAGAAGAAATCTTGTGCGCCTTGGCAGACTGTAATTTAGCTTACTGCGAAGAACCTCTGCACAATCCTCAAGAACTGCCACAACTTAGAAAATCTTGTGAGGTCAACTTAGCACTAGATGAGACCTTATGGAAAGATCCAGAGTTGGCGAGATCGATTCAAAACAACATTCATGCATGTATCCTCAAACCGGGAATTTTAGGTGGGTGGCAAGAGACTCTAAAGTGGATAAAGTCAGCGAAGTCAACTGGAATCCTACCCGTGTTGAGTAGCAGTTTTGAAAGCGGCATCGGGCACCTGTGGATCGCATTACTAGCTTCTTCCTATGTGTTAAAAGCTCCCGCTGTTGGCCTTGATACGGCTTTCTGGTTTGATAAAGACCTGCTCAAACCTTCCTTCACAAGCCGCATACAAAATGGACGCTTGATCTTACCTCAGAAGTGGCCAGAATTTTTTGAACTCAATATGAATGTTTTGCAAGCACCCTCTTAATTTG
Proteins encoded in this region:
- a CDS encoding penicillin-binding protein 2 — its product is MKSRTHNPKFSLYTFNLRVLSIVVVIASCLVVLLGRMFYLQILQAEYFSERARHQQQSRITLEPRRGTITDRQGRRLAVSVPVQSLYARPQNIESPYTVATRIAPLLDINRDKLLKTLRTKRSFVWLKRQLPPEVAQEIKAMDFEGLDFVEEYRRVYPNGEMAGALLGFTGVDSQGLEGLEYQYQNLMAGEPEEIVVERDGTRRVIPHTLPHDLKAQRHSIQLTLDNTIQHYTEAALKRGVETSRADRGVAIVMHSHTGAVLSMATYPQFDPNRYTDFDRSTFLNRAVTVGYEPGSTFKILTIAAALEEKLITPEQEFFCENGTYRFAGEDFHDTSPHENLNIEQIIQKSSNICAIKIGTMLSPEKFYEHIRRFGFGSRPESGLSGEAIGRVLPLQRWTRVDHASISFGHGILVSPLQLISALNVVAADGKWFHPYIVDHAFSEEGEIILETLDEEGKISQKFGAYDPKQLISAETAQILRKMMISVTQEGGTAVEAAIPGYNVAGKTGTSQVFDEKTGRYSNRKHIAFFNGYVPAEQPLLTVLVVIEHPRSSPYGGKVAGPVFKEIVSRTFLHNDILPELKKEVAEVLDNPEQG
- the menC gene encoding o-succinylbenzoate synthase; translation: MNRSALAALLAENIWHILPYRLPLRNSLTTQQESDPFRKGLLLFWQSDVGIVYGEIAPLPGLHSESLDEAKLLVQNHFPHFIKELEASNDNWIEFNYPKELTPSVKFGFEMLAFHYQLLRQRTSLTHFLKSELSFPISLNGLLNCSLESLESEIQRCKFAGYKTVKIKVGRKELKEDIQRVRLVRRQWADVEIRLDANQAWTLTEAEEILCALADCNLAYCEEPLHNPQELPQLRKSCEVNLALDETLWKDPELARSIQNNIHACILKPGILGGWQETLKWIKSAKSTGILPVLSSSFESGIGHLWIALLASSYVLKAPAVGLDTAFWFDKDLLKPSFTSRIQNGRLILPQKWPEFFELNMNVLQAPS